The Poriferisphaera corsica DNA segment TTGCGCGCCTTCTTCAATCGTGGCTATACCCTGCATGTATTCGACCAACAAGTCTTCCGCGATATTGATCGCATCACGCAGATCTTCTGCCCCTGTTTCCTCCGCGATTTGAAGCCCCTTCTTGTTTGAAGCCTGCATCGTAGATGCTAATTCTTTCGCTTTCGCCAACACATGTTCATCAAAACTATAGGAGTACTTCATCGTTTCGAATCGCATCAACCGCGTTGTACGCTCCGCTTCTGAGCCAATATTGATCTTCGGGATCGTCATATTGGACATGATCTGTGCTTCACGTGAGATCCCGTTCATCTCGTATATGGTCAACCCGCCAAGCCCCAGAATCATTGCAATTACAACTGCAAAACCCAGAATCATTTTCTTCTTGATATTCATTTTCTTCAGCATGATGTTTGCCTCCATCCTACCCCTGATATTTAGATAAATTAGTAATGTCATCTAAAGTACTTGAGCTAATTTATATGACTTGCCTGTTCCGAATAAAGCCCACCGAAACAGTAAATCTTACGACACTCCCATCCCCGATATTTTTAAAGGCGACTCAAACAGCCCGGCCACCTCACGAATAGAAATCTTCGATTCTCAATAACTCATCGCAAAACCAATTACACCTATCGGTTTGAATGAGTCATGTCCATCGTTGTAACTACGTGGCGAATCACCAATCAAAACAAAATCCACGCCCGCATTAACTTGCCAGTTCCCATACGACTTCGGCAGCATCGTCAAAGGCATGTCTGTCGAAACCCCAAGTTTTGCAAAACCAAAACTCGAATCATTCGTTCCGTAGTAATCGCGTAAACCAAACCCAATCGTTACCGGCAAATTCAACCGCATCGGCATAGATTTGCTATCACTCAATGTAAAACCTGGTGTGATACCCAGATCGACAAACCCACTCTTTCTTTTGCCCGGGATCCCCATAAACGTGTTGTCCACTTCAATGCTTAACATCCCCCATGGCTGCAACCCATTAAACCCTTCTATCTCAACACCCCATGCCTCCCATAATCCGCTATCGTCATAGTTAAATTTACCATACAACTCCGTCGCCGCATCACGCGTACCACTTGGCCAACATATCGTGTGCACGCCGCCTTCAAGCATCCAGCCGCCATCCAGCACAAATTGCACCCCAGCAAAATAATCATTCTCATAAAACTTCTCCGGCGAATTCTTCGCCGTCGTCCGCTTCTCGTGAATGCTTCCCCATCCCATCAAGTTGATATTCACCCCCTTAACCCGATCGCCCTCGCTCCCTTGATATACGTTAAAGCTTGCCACCGCCCATGGCTGCAGGATCACACCATCATCCTCAAAAATGAGGCCGCGTAAGTGATACGCGCTCACCGTATTCGCACCAGCCATCACATGAAGTCGACCTGTATTGATAGCGGCTTCTGTATCCTGTGCGTTTAAATCGATGTCCCCGATCAAACCCGTAATCATGACCCCCAACCCTATTGCCCTGAAAATACTCTTACATGAAAAATACATCGTTATGCCTCCGAACAATGAGATAGCTGACCGTCATATAGCGGTCTAACTTACAGTTAGTTAGATAGTAATTTCTTATCTACACTACGTTGAATTATGAACGCGCATTGCCCATATATTTTTTGCGCGTGATGTTGAACACAGACGTGTAAGCATTTCCCCTACCTCTTACGCCAGCTTTTATCGTCGCATTTTCGGTTCCACATAACAGTATTAATAATTTTTACATAGTGAAACCCCGATAATATCGCTTCTGCGGCTCATTGATTCGGTATTAAATTGATACTAAAAGCCATGTTCGAATGATATTCTTAGTCGAAAATCACACATTGCTGCCTCAGCATAAAGATGTTTAGTAAAGCTGAAATTGATGCGATAGCAACAAAAGTTGCCTAGGTAAAAAAAATGTTGATGCGCAAAATCACGTTTTTCAGCCTCAAAACCTCACCATACTTGTCCATTCTTTGGTTGTTTCTTGCCAAAGTTTCTGATTTTTGACCCAAAACTTATTCGTTTTGGATCAGTTTTTATAAGGGTAAATCACCGAATTCGAGAATTCGTGCGCACAGAATCGATGAGCATACAGGCAATTGACGATGCCGTTTCCCTCTCCCCACATCAGACCTTCAATTTACCCGAGCCACTTTCGTCGATAAACTTCCATATCAAAGGCAACACGAATAACTTCCTCGGGTAGCAGTTGTACACTTGGAAGTTCAGAATGTATTTGTACTTACACACTGAGAGAGCAACATCACTGTGAAAAGCATTAATCTTTCCAGTCAGATCCTAGAAAACGGCGGCGCCGAATTTATCAAGCGTAAAAAACCCGATTGGCTTCGCGCAAAGCTCCCAGGCGGCAAGGGTTACGCTGATACACGCACCCTCGTCGATAAGTACAAACTCAACACCGTCTGTGAATCCGCCATGTGCCCAAATATGGGTGAATGCTGGGCTCGCCGCACCGCCACCATGATGATTCTCGGCGATGTCTGCACCCGATCCTGTGGCTTTTGCCACATAAAGACTGGCAGGCCCCCGGTTTATGATCTTGACGAACCGCGACGCGTCGGCGAAGCCGCCGCACTCATGAATCTCAAGCACATTGTCATTACTTCCGTGAACCGCGATGAACTGCCCGACGGCGGTGCTGAGATTTGGGCCGAAATGATCCGAGAAATCCGTCGTTACAGCCCGGAAACGCAGATTGAAGTTCTCATCCCCGATTTCTGTGGTGACTGGGATGCATTACAACTCGTACTCGATGAGCGTCCTGAAATTCTCAACCACAACCTCGAAACCGTCCCCCGCCTCTACTCGGTTGTCCGTCCGCAAGCGACATATGAACGGTCAATCGAATTGCTCAAACGTGCTAAAGTACAAGGACTTACAGTCAAGACCGGCATCATGGTCGGTATCGGCGAGGAAGATCATGAAGTGGAAACACTCATCAACGATCTTGTCGAGGGTGTCCGCATCAAAGGTATCGGGACAAGCAATCCACAAACCGATATTGCTGGCCACGCACAGCCACCGAACCCAAACCGTAACTTCCCTGAAGGAGCTAGTTTAGAGCGATCTATCTCAGGGATCGGCGCTCCCGAAGATCACCGCGATAACATCACCAAGCGTGGTGCCTCGCTAATCGAGCATACCAATCCGTATTGGAACCATTCGGGCCCTGCCCCAGCTCCAGACATGACGCAGCATATCGCAGATATTTCGTATCCAAACGCCACATATCCCGGCGTACACGAGACTTGCGACATTCTTACCATTGGTCAATATCTGCAACCGACCCGAAATCACCTGCCTATTTCGCGCTGGGTGAAGCCAGAGCAGTTTGCCGCATTTAAGGCTTATGGCGAAATGCAAGGCGTGCGTCATGTCGAATCCGGCCCATTGGTCCGCTCTTCGTACCATGCTGATGATCAGGTTTTGCAATTGAGCTAAGTACGGCTCTGGTTGATGGTTGCGATTGTCGATCTTTTCGATTTGCACGGCTGCAATCGTCAAATGGTTGCTTTTCCCCAGCTTGCCAAAATGATGGCTTCGGGGTGGTTGCGATTTTGCCCTAAAGGCTTAGTGCTGATATCATTACCCCCTCAAATTTGCCGCTCGGCAGCAGGCTGTATGTACGCATGGCCTCCCTGTCCAGGGTCCCTGAAATTGTAAAAACGGGACGACCGAGCCGCTGGAGAATATGAACGATGTCTGAAACAAACTACCTCTACGAAGGCCTTTTCTTGATGGGACAATCCGCTGGCGCAGATCTATCTGGCGCTATGGATCACATCAAGGGTTTGCTTGATCGTGCAAGCGCTGATGTTGTTGCGATGCACAAGTGGGACGAGCGTAAGCTTGCATACCCGATTGGCAATATGAAGCGTGGTCTTTACGTACAGGTGATCTTTAAGGCTGAAGGCCAACAGCTTGTTAAGCTCGAGCGTGACTGCAATCTTTCTGAGCAGGTTGTGCGTGTGATGTTTACACGTGGCGAACACCTTGGTGAAGTTGAATTGAAGAACTTCATTGAGTCTGGCAGCATTACGGCTATTGAAGCAGAGCTGACGTCTGATGACGCGGAAGCAGCACCAGTGCCAGTGAAGGAAGAAGTTGCTCCTGCGAAAGTAGAAGCTGCGCCTGCAAAAGAAGAAGCTGCTGAGTAATCTAAGCGGCGAATAGAAGCCT contains these protein-coding regions:
- a CDS encoding lipoyl synthase, which codes for MKSINLSSQILENGGAEFIKRKKPDWLRAKLPGGKGYADTRTLVDKYKLNTVCESAMCPNMGECWARRTATMMILGDVCTRSCGFCHIKTGRPPVYDLDEPRRVGEAAALMNLKHIVITSVNRDELPDGGAEIWAEMIREIRRYSPETQIEVLIPDFCGDWDALQLVLDERPEILNHNLETVPRLYSVVRPQATYERSIELLKRAKVQGLTVKTGIMVGIGEEDHEVETLINDLVEGVRIKGIGTSNPQTDIAGHAQPPNPNRNFPEGASLERSISGIGAPEDHRDNITKRGASLIEHTNPYWNHSGPAPAPDMTQHIADISYPNATYPGVHETCDILTIGQYLQPTRNHLPISRWVKPEQFAAFKAYGEMQGVRHVESGPLVRSSYHADDQVLQLS
- the rpsF gene encoding 30S ribosomal protein S6, with the translated sequence MSETNYLYEGLFLMGQSAGADLSGAMDHIKGLLDRASADVVAMHKWDERKLAYPIGNMKRGLYVQVIFKAEGQQLVKLERDCNLSEQVVRVMFTRGEHLGEVELKNFIESGSITAIEAELTSDDAEAAPVPVKEEVAPAKVEAAPAKEEAAE